One Formosa agariphila KMM 3901 genomic window, AAGAACAAAACACGTTATTAAAAACTAAATCGAAATAATAATAAAACCACCATAACAAAATCTGGTTATAGTGGTTTTCCAAAAGGAATTAATAGCATTTTTATATGGTAAATCTTCAGCTTCAGAGCTAAAAGATATCATAGTTGAATTGTATATTCAAATGTAGCTTTAACTTTTAAAATAAAAAATACCCTAAATTGGGTATTTTTTGCTTTATATGGTAATCTAAGATTAATAGTTAGGACTGAATTATTTTATACCTTTATGTCATGAAAAATACATTAATAATAGTGCTAGCAATTATAATGTGTAGTTGTAAGCAAAACTCAAAAGAAACGTCAGTTTTAGCAAGTAACAATAATAAGGTCACTGTAGAAGAAAATAATGTTATGGAGAAAGAAACTATTTATCAATTTAAAGTAAACGATTTATATGGTAATCCTTTCGATTTTTCAAGCTTAAAAGGGCATAAAATCATGATTGTTAATACAGCGAGTAAATGCGGTTTAACACCTCAATACGAACAATTAGAGGAGATTTATAAAACCTATAAAGACGATAGTTTTGTAATTATTGGCTTCCCTGCTAATAATTTTAAAGGACAGGAACCTGGTACTAACACAGAGATTGCTGCATTTTGCGAAGCAAATTATGGCGTGTCTTTTCCAATGATGAGTAAAATTTCTGTAAAAGGAGATGATATGGATGCTGTTTACAAATTCTTAACTCAAAAAAATAAAAACGGATTTGAAGATTCTGAAGTAGAATGGAATTTTCAGAAATATTTAATAGATGAAAACGGGTATGTTGTTCGTGTAGTTTCACCTAAAACATTACCGACAGACGAATCAATAATTTCTTGGATAAAAAACTAATGTCATGACTAAAAAACTAGGATTACAAACAATATGCACCCATGTTGGGGAAGTTAAAGACGAACAGTTTAAAGGTGCTGTATCTCCAATTTATATATCTACATCGTATCAGTTCGAAGATGTAGATGTAAAACGGTACCCGCGTTATTTTAATACGCCAAATCAAGAAATGTTATCTAAAAAAATAGCAGCTTTAGAACATGCCGAAGCTGGAATGATTTTTGGTTCAGGGA contains:
- a CDS encoding glutathione peroxidase, producing the protein MKNTLIIVLAIIMCSCKQNSKETSVLASNNNKVTVEENNVMEKETIYQFKVNDLYGNPFDFSSLKGHKIMIVNTASKCGLTPQYEQLEEIYKTYKDDSFVIIGFPANNFKGQEPGTNTEIAAFCEANYGVSFPMMSKISVKGDDMDAVYKFLTQKNKNGFEDSEVEWNFQKYLIDENGYVVRVVSPKTLPTDESIISWIKN